The following are encoded in a window of Balaenoptera ricei isolate mBalRic1 chromosome 1, mBalRic1.hap2, whole genome shotgun sequence genomic DNA:
- the SLFNL1 gene encoding schlafen-like protein 1, producing MEPPGKRPLQELPTEESVSEDSSTEAAPSRHVLYVGHLNPQFSVPVLACLLRDALERLELPVAREHIQVVRQPRRAYALVQVAAHEDTLASLPWRLHTALEEHQIIKELVAPGKELVLGEGREPSNRREQEEDSGPSPSPSPGPILGSSPPPAWLAGPLPTQAPTPRRDSPGRPSGTRSDSAIVHQEILGQERLFQGAFLGSETRNVEFKRGGGEYLSQAFKHHLRRYVCAFLNSEGGSLLVGVEDSGLVQGICCSHRDEDRVRLLVDSILQGFKPQVFPDAYKLTFIPVVSTSATGTPLKVIRLSVHAPKAQGQPQLYETDQGEVFLRRDGSIQGPLSVRAIQEWSRQKWTAELSKLEERLRVLTAEKEQLQQQLRRYKPTSCTCCVL from the exons ATGGAGCCCCCAGGCAAGCGGCCCCTGCAGGAGCTCCCCACAGAAGAGTCCGTGTCTGAGGACTCAAGTACCGAGGCGGCTCCCAGCAGGCATGTTCTCTACGTGGGCCACCTGAACCCCCAGTTCTCAGTGCCCGTGCTCGCCTGCCTGCTGCGAGACGCCCTGGAGCGGCTGGAGCTGCCGGTGGCGCGGGAGCACATCCAGGTGGTAAGGCAGCCACGCAGGGCCTACGCGCTGGTGCAGGTGGCCGCCCACGAGGACACCCTGGCCTCCCTGCCCTGGCGCCTACACACGGCCTTGGAGGAGCACCAGATCATCAAGGAGCTGGTGGCCCCCGGGAAGGAGCTGGTGCTGGGTGAGGGCCGGGAGCCCTCAAACCGCAGAGAG CAGGAGGAGGACAGCGGCccgagccccagccccagccctggccccatcCTGGGCTCCAGCCCCCCGCCGGCCTGGCTCGCCGGACCCCTTCCTACCCAGGCCCCCACCCCACGGCGGGACTCCCCGGGCCGGCCCAGTGGCACGCGCTCAGACAGCGCCATCGTGCACCAGGAGATCCTGGGCCAGGAGCGCCTCTTCCAGGGCGCCTTCCTGGGCAGCGAGACACGCAACGTGGAGTTCAAGAGGGGCGGCGGCGAGTACCTGAGCCAGGCCTTCAAGCACCACCTGCGTCGCTACGTGTGCGCCTTCCTCAACAGCGAGGGCGGCAGCCTGCTGGTGGGCGTGGAGGACAGTGGCCTGGTGCAGGGCATCTGCTGCAGCCACCGCGACGAGGACCGCGTGCGCCTGCTGGTGGACTCTATCCTGCAGGGCTTCAAGCCCCAGGTCTTCCCCGACGCCTACAAGCTCACCTTCATCCCCGTGGTCAGCACCTCTGCCACCGGCACCCCCCTCAAG GTGATCCGCCTGAGCGTGCACGCCCCCAAGGCCCAGGGCCAGCCGCAGCTCTACGAGACGGACCAGGGGGAGGTGTTCCTGCGGCGGGACGGGAGCATCCAGGGCCCCCTGTCCGTACGCGCCATCCAGGAGTGGAGCAGGCAG AAGTGGACGGCCGAGCTGAGCAAGCTGGAGGAGAGGCTGCGGGTGCTGACGGCCGAGAAGGAGCAGCTCCAGCAGCAGCTGCGGCGGTACAAGCCCACCTCCTGCACCTGCTGCGTCCTGTGA